One genomic window of Gracilinema caldarium DSM 7334 includes the following:
- a CDS encoding efflux RND transporter periplasmic adaptor subunit — protein sequence MPNISPIFQDESHQSPGTGRKSTILWFIILGTVIVIGITGLALPSFNAVKPQTTTVVGKNLSITAVEKKTIRDIVSVSGVLELSKKEIITSPGDGVIDQLYVQEGDQVAAGQVLLQIKTSDLKSQLQSKQLSLEKLNYQIEQSQVIQEFTRKQYAIEIAAAKRSIEDAQRELDKVKALKDKSLASEQDLLSAQLTLQSAQDTLAKAQINQDQAEANYQLNLKNSLADRTILEKDIRDLKDEITAYTVRTSRGGTVYSLSVESGGTVSAYEELAVVANAGDSRAALDVPETRIGSITKGLPVTIYIGETNYPAQVETIAPTATSSSSSSGSVVLVTAAFKSKPEKPTIGASVSGEIVAGTITDALVLPRGPYLSSGNYSNVYVVSNGVAKKATVKFGVADGAYIQVTSGLNEGDRVIISDYRDFIHLDSFPVEETK from the coding sequence ATGCCAAATATAAGTCCTATCTTTCAGGATGAATCGCATCAGTCACCAGGAACTGGTCGAAAATCCACGATTCTCTGGTTTATCATCCTGGGGACTGTCATAGTTATTGGTATTACAGGTTTGGCACTCCCGAGTTTTAATGCTGTAAAGCCGCAGACTACTACTGTTGTAGGAAAAAATCTCTCTATAACAGCAGTAGAAAAGAAAACTATACGGGATATTGTTTCTGTTTCGGGTGTTCTAGAGCTTTCTAAAAAAGAGATTATCACCTCCCCTGGAGACGGGGTTATCGATCAGCTCTATGTACAGGAAGGTGATCAGGTAGCCGCTGGGCAGGTATTGCTTCAGATTAAAACATCTGATCTGAAATCTCAATTACAGAGTAAGCAATTATCTCTGGAAAAATTAAACTACCAAATTGAACAATCTCAGGTTATTCAGGAATTTACCCGTAAACAGTATGCTATAGAAATCGCCGCTGCGAAACGATCTATAGAAGATGCTCAACGTGAACTTGATAAAGTTAAAGCATTAAAGGATAAAAGCCTTGCTTCTGAACAGGATCTATTATCAGCACAGTTAACATTACAGAGTGCTCAAGATACTCTAGCTAAGGCTCAGATTAATCAAGATCAGGCTGAAGCAAACTATCAGTTGAATTTAAAAAATTCTTTGGCAGATCGTACCATTTTAGAAAAGGATATTAGGGACTTAAAAGATGAGATCACCGCCTATACGGTTCGCACGAGCCGGGGCGGCACGGTTTACAGTCTTTCGGTAGAATCTGGCGGTACTGTAAGCGCCTATGAAGAACTAGCAGTGGTGGCTAATGCTGGTGATAGCCGTGCCGCCCTGGATGTGCCGGAGACAAGAATAGGATCCATAACGAAGGGGCTACCGGTGACTATATACATTGGAGAAACTAATTATCCCGCACAGGTAGAAACCATTGCACCTACTGCTACGAGTTCTTCCAGTTCTTCTGGCTCAGTTGTTCTAGTTACTGCAGCCTTTAAGTCTAAACCTGAAAAGCCTACTATTGGAGCTTCTGTGTCTGGAGAAATTGTTGCAGGAACGATTACAGATGCCCTGGTGTTACCCCGGGGCCCCTACCTATCCAGTGGGAACTATAGCAATGTTTATGTGGTCTCTAATGGAGTAGCTAAAAAAGCAACCGTAAAGTTTGGTGTGGCCGATGGAGCATATATTCAGGTAACTTCAGGTCTTAATGAAGGTGATCGGGTCATTATTTCGGACTATCGTGATTTTATCCATCTGGATTCTTTCCCGGTAGAAGAAACTAAATAA
- a CDS encoding response regulator transcription factor has product MNNRNRLLLIEDEPGLILTISDRLIAEGYSCDTAKDGCSGFSKAKTGFYDLIILDVMLPEKSGYDICRDLRALGLNTPILMLTARSQIIDRVLGLKLGADDYLCKPFDMNELLARIEALLRRSQNHLNEIVYNQNQKGQADPDYIAGVRSNQDRPGGVETYTHFTVDFQKGTVESRGVIQNLSAQEYKLLAFLTRHPDEIISRDTLLDEVWGYETETTTRTVDVHIAWLRKKIGDTEPVPYHIQTVRGLGYRFVP; this is encoded by the coding sequence ATGAATAATCGTAATAGACTACTCCTTATAGAGGATGAACCAGGACTCATTCTGACGATCTCAGATAGACTCATAGCTGAGGGGTATTCCTGCGACACTGCCAAAGATGGATGTTCCGGTTTTAGTAAGGCAAAAACTGGTTTCTATGATCTTATCATCCTGGATGTAATGCTACCAGAAAAAAGCGGTTACGATATTTGCCGGGATCTTCGGGCATTAGGGCTAAATACCCCTATTTTAATGCTCACCGCCCGCAGTCAGATTATCGACCGGGTGCTGGGACTTAAGCTGGGGGCTGATGATTACCTTTGTAAACCCTTCGACATGAACGAACTACTCGCCAGAATCGAAGCACTCTTGCGAAGGTCTCAAAATCACCTCAATGAAATAGTATATAACCAAAACCAAAAAGGACAGGCTGACCCAGACTACATTGCAGGCGTCCGCAGCAATCAAGATAGACCAGGTGGAGTAGAAACCTATACCCATTTTACCGTCGATTTTCAGAAGGGGACCGTAGAAAGTCGGGGTGTTATACAAAACCTGTCCGCTCAGGAATATAAATTGCTTGCGTTTCTAACCCGTCATCCCGATGAAATTATCAGTCGGGACACGCTACTCGACGAGGTCTGGGGTTATGAAACCGAAACCACAACCCGCACCGTCGATGTCCACATCGCATGGCTCCGTAAAAAAATCGGCGACACTGAACCGGTTCCCTATCACATCCAGACCGTCCGGGGACTTGGGTATCGGTTTGTGCCATAA
- a CDS encoding substrate-binding domain-containing protein produces the protein MKRILFASVVVFVAIIMSVSCTRTNTNGEGYKPIIGLSLDSLVVERWRRDVDSFTRAATDLDATVKLRVANQDADTQIAQIKNLVDSGIDVLVVIPNHADKLTEVCRMVERKGIPVISYDRLVNRANVDLYISFDNVQVGYLMAHTALMARPKGNYIIINGAITDNNAYMINRGYHEVLGPQIATGTIQLVKEIWPSDWISDEVKSRFEMLLSEEKNIDVVLCGNDMLAETVIGVLSENRMLGKTLVLGQDAELSACQRVAEESQYATIYKPIEKLSLKAAALAVMLAKGEKLPATETINDGLYEVPYVKLEPILVTKESLEATVIKDGFHQREDVFRNVSNH, from the coding sequence ATGAAAAGAATACTCTTTGCCAGTGTGGTCGTATTTGTTGCTATCATCATGTCTGTTTCATGTACCAGAACTAATACCAACGGTGAAGGTTATAAACCTATCATTGGATTATCCCTTGATTCTCTTGTAGTAGAACGCTGGCGCCGGGATGTGGATAGCTTTACCAGGGCTGCTACAGATCTGGATGCGACAGTAAAACTACGGGTTGCTAATCAGGATGCGGATACCCAGATAGCCCAAATCAAGAACCTTGTAGATTCAGGCATTGATGTGCTGGTTGTTATTCCGAATCATGCGGATAAGTTGACAGAAGTCTGTCGTATGGTGGAGCGAAAAGGTATACCAGTTATTAGTTACGACCGTCTGGTGAATCGTGCGAATGTGGATCTCTATATTTCCTTTGATAATGTGCAGGTTGGGTACCTCATGGCTCATACCGCTCTTATGGCAAGACCAAAGGGAAACTATATTATTATAAACGGTGCAATCACTGACAATAATGCTTATATGATTAATCGAGGTTACCATGAAGTTCTGGGTCCCCAGATCGCCACAGGAACTATCCAACTGGTAAAGGAAATATGGCCTTCGGACTGGATCAGTGATGAGGTAAAATCCCGGTTTGAAATGCTCCTTTCGGAAGAGAAAAATATCGATGTAGTTCTTTGTGGCAATGATATGCTGGCAGAAACGGTGATTGGAGTGCTTTCTGAAAACAGAATGCTGGGCAAAACCCTGGTATTGGGGCAGGATGCGGAACTTTCAGCATGTCAGCGGGTTGCTGAAGAGAGTCAGTATGCAACCATTTATAAACCAATTGAAAAATTATCGTTAAAAGCTGCTGCCCTGGCGGTAATGCTAGCAAAGGGTGAAAAACTTCCCGCCACCGAAACTATTAATGATGGATTGTATGAAGTTCCCTATGTAAAACTGGAACCAATACTGGTTACCAAAGAGAGCTTGGAGGCTACAGTTATAAAGGATGGTTTCCATCAGCGTGAAGATGTTTTCAGAAATGTCTCAAATCATTAA
- a CDS encoding sugar ABC transporter ATP-binding protein, with protein MSESILEMQHITKTFPGVRALSDVTFSVKKGEIHCLVGENGAGKSTLMKILSGVYPHHEFEGKILFDGKEVKFNGIHDSESAGIGIIYQELALVPEMMVYENVLLGHEIRRGISIDVHEMIKETEHLLERVHLKVNPTTKIKDLGIGKQQLVEIAKALSKNVKLLILDEPTAALNEDDCENLLNIIRELKSQGVTCIMISHKLKEVLSIADTITVLRDGKTICTMDREKDKVNEQVLIKHMVGRSIENIYPKRNSRIWDDLVLEVKDWTAFDPKLGRHVLKNVNFKIRRGEIVGLAGLMGSGRTELARSLFGNPDGYEITGELIFKGKSQRFNHPSEAIAAGLAYASEDRKRNGLVLIQPIRTNITMANLEEVATKQGVIIDEKEIQVASEYVKDITIKTPSIQQLVVNLSGGNQQKVSIAKWLFAKPDLLILDEPTRGIDVGAKYEIYTLMNELVARGMSILMISSELPEVLGMSDRVYVVANGQIRGELPISEATQERVMELATQY; from the coding sequence ATGAGCGAATCCATATTGGAAATGCAGCATATCACCAAGACATTCCCGGGTGTTCGGGCTTTAAGTGATGTTACCTTTTCGGTTAAGAAAGGTGAAATCCACTGTCTGGTTGGTGAGAATGGAGCTGGCAAATCAACCTTGATGAAAATATTAAGCGGAGTATATCCGCACCATGAGTTTGAAGGGAAGATTCTTTTTGATGGCAAAGAAGTAAAATTTAATGGCATTCATGACAGTGAAAGCGCTGGAATAGGCATCATTTATCAGGAACTGGCTTTAGTTCCCGAGATGATGGTCTATGAAAATGTACTCTTAGGACATGAAATCCGCAGAGGGATTTCGATAGATGTCCATGAGATGATCAAAGAAACAGAACATCTTTTGGAACGGGTTCACTTAAAAGTAAACCCTACTACCAAGATAAAAGATTTGGGTATCGGAAAACAGCAATTGGTTGAGATTGCGAAAGCCCTCAGTAAAAATGTAAAACTACTCATTCTCGATGAACCTACTGCAGCACTTAATGAAGATGACTGCGAAAACCTATTGAATATCATACGGGAACTCAAGAGTCAGGGTGTAACCTGTATTATGATTTCCCATAAATTAAAGGAAGTTCTCAGTATTGCAGATACCATTACGGTCCTGCGGGATGGTAAAACCATCTGCACGATGGATCGTGAAAAGGATAAGGTGAACGAACAGGTGCTTATTAAGCACATGGTTGGCCGATCCATAGAAAATATATATCCCAAACGGAATTCCCGCATTTGGGATGATTTAGTACTGGAAGTAAAAGACTGGACTGCCTTTGATCCAAAATTAGGGCGCCATGTTCTTAAAAATGTCAACTTTAAGATTCGCCGTGGCGAAATTGTTGGCCTTGCAGGCCTCATGGGCTCAGGCCGAACCGAATTAGCCCGAAGCCTCTTCGGAAATCCTGATGGCTATGAAATTACCGGTGAACTTATTTTTAAAGGCAAATCACAGCGTTTTAACCATCCCTCTGAGGCAATCGCTGCGGGCCTGGCCTATGCTTCTGAGGACCGCAAACGAAACGGCCTGGTACTTATTCAGCCGATTCGGACCAATATTACCATGGCAAACCTGGAAGAAGTTGCAACAAAACAGGGTGTAATCATTGATGAAAAAGAAATCCAGGTGGCGTCTGAATATGTAAAGGATATCACCATCAAAACACCGAGTATTCAGCAGCTGGTGGTGAATCTTTCCGGTGGAAACCAGCAGAAAGTATCAATAGCCAAATGGCTTTTTGCAAAACCGGATCTACTGATTCTGGATGAACCTACCCGGGGTATTGATGTGGGTGCAAAATATGAAATCTATACCCTGATGAATGAATTAGTCGCCAGAGGTATGAGTATCCTGATGATTTCATCTGAACTACCGGAGGTTCTCGGGATGAGTGATAGAGTCTATGTAGTGGCGAACGGACAAATAAGAGGCGAATTGCCAATCAGTGAAGCTACCCAGGAACGGGTAATGGAACTTGCTACTCAGTATTAG
- a CDS encoding sensor histidine kinase, with protein sequence MRFLKRYWSLIITGALIPLLMLLAINQLQWVQDLGIRERYRLIQGLHATATQLGNAIQNELGIIPIVFDMDGDEISQSLAKGHTDEFSKRWEAWQSYAQSPDIISDLYILYIDERTASAVPVVWQWKDSSFLQVTIDIQDPSLFMFPLRPGDSGKRFTMLIRVNNEILEQKLIPALAEQYLFGKNDYYFRIVDTVEKNVVYESSNTDSHMLFANPDIRYPLLKPDYLFLFNSLPDMRDPGFETVPAMTILQMRRQSARNQENPDRVAEVFFDRRPPEQRDRTERARWVLEAVHKSGSLKAVVNMFIVRNTIISLGTLVLLAFALIALTIAVRRNQELAERQQDFIATVTHELKTPVAVIGSGADNLASGIITDPQRTQQYGTMILEESKKLATMVDRFLIYSRLSSHRPLEFTRLNLQDLIHSVLDLYKQQLVEAEFRVECITPHPVYVNGDMQTLSLALGNLISNAIKHAREGLFLGIDLRKENHTWAIISVRDHGPGISRQERKHIFEAFYRGSVAKSKQIPGSGLGLNVVRRIIETHGGTVSCEIFGELGTMFIIKLPIPDHISLLSKEAPHE encoded by the coding sequence ATGAGGTTTCTTAAACGATATTGGTCTCTGATTATAACCGGAGCTCTCATACCATTACTTATGCTGCTAGCGATCAATCAGCTCCAATGGGTGCAGGATCTGGGCATCCGTGAACGATACCGGCTGATACAGGGACTTCATGCAACGGCCACTCAGTTAGGAAACGCCATTCAAAATGAACTGGGTATTATTCCCATTGTTTTTGATATGGATGGAGACGAGATCTCCCAAAGCCTTGCCAAGGGGCACACCGATGAATTTTCAAAACGGTGGGAAGCCTGGCAAAGCTATGCACAGAGCCCGGATATCATTTCTGACCTTTATATCCTTTATATTGATGAACGGACAGCTTCTGCTGTTCCAGTGGTTTGGCAATGGAAAGACAGCAGCTTTCTTCAGGTAACGATTGACATACAAGATCCATCTCTTTTCATGTTTCCCCTTCGCCCCGGAGATTCAGGCAAACGCTTTACAATGCTGATCAGGGTTAATAATGAAATATTGGAACAAAAACTGATTCCAGCCCTGGCAGAGCAATATCTGTTTGGAAAAAATGATTATTATTTCAGAATTGTTGATACAGTAGAAAAGAACGTGGTCTATGAATCTTCAAACACGGATTCTCATATGCTTTTTGCGAATCCCGACATACGGTATCCGCTTCTGAAACCGGATTATTTATTTCTTTTTAATAGTTTACCCGATATGAGAGATCCTGGTTTTGAGACAGTACCAGCAATGACGATCTTGCAAATGCGCCGACAAAGTGCAAGGAATCAGGAAAATCCAGACCGTGTAGCAGAAGTATTTTTTGACCGGCGGCCACCGGAACAACGGGACAGAACTGAAAGAGCCCGTTGGGTTCTTGAAGCGGTTCACAAGTCGGGTTCCCTCAAGGCAGTGGTGAACATGTTCATAGTTCGAAATACAATCATCAGTCTGGGAACCCTGGTCCTTTTAGCCTTTGCATTAATTGCCCTTACTATTGCCGTCCGAAGGAATCAGGAACTAGCAGAACGTCAACAGGACTTTATTGCTACCGTTACCCACGAACTTAAAACACCGGTGGCGGTGATTGGCTCCGGAGCAGATAACCTTGCATCTGGGATCATTACTGACCCCCAGAGGACACAACAATACGGTACCATGATCCTGGAAGAAAGCAAAAAATTGGCCACCATGGTGGACCGCTTCTTAATCTATTCCAGACTTTCCAGCCATCGGCCGCTGGAGTTCACCAGATTGAACCTGCAGGACCTGATTCATTCAGTGTTAGATCTCTATAAACAACAGCTTGTAGAAGCTGAGTTCAGAGTAGAATGTATTACCCCCCATCCGGTATATGTTAATGGTGATATGCAAACCCTGAGTCTGGCCCTGGGAAATCTCATTAGTAACGCCATAAAACATGCCCGTGAAGGATTATTTCTGGGTATAGACCTCAGGAAAGAGAATCATACATGGGCAATTATTTCGGTCCGAGATCATGGTCCGGGAATTAGCCGGCAGGAACGGAAACATATTTTTGAGGCTTTTTACCGAGGTTCCGTTGCAAAGTCTAAGCAGATTCCAGGAAGTGGCCTTGGGCTCAACGTAGTCCGCAGAATTATCGAAACCCATGGTGGTACAGTGAGCTGTGAAATTTTTGGTGAACTTGGAACTATGTTTATCATCAAACTACCCATACCAGATCACATCAGCCTGCTCAGTAAAGAGGCACCCCATGAATAA
- a CDS encoding sugar ABC transporter substrate-binding protein, translated as MKLVRGLFIALLSVAVIGGVFASGQGEAGKTQVGIVLPTKDEPRWIQDQTRFMDALKAAGFTANVLFSQGDSAKEKANVEALISQGIKVLVICPHDGTAAAAAAEAAAKAGVKVISYDRLIRDTTAVDYYVTFDSFQVGAAWGDYLNSKVPAGSKNNNLYIYAGAASDNNAFIFFEGAWSKLQPKIADGTYIVRNSDKAVALKDKAKLTRDEMAQIIGQVTTNWNFNDAKSKAEANLTAVGPEAKGTVYICAPNDGTARAIADAFAADKAVTKYYITGQDAEIASIQYIIDGKQSMTVLKDVRTLVQDAINAAIAYMKGQTPPVTSYYNNGKKDVPAKPTAIVTVTKENVKKEIIDSGYWTADKFTGLNK; from the coding sequence ATGAAACTCGTACGTGGTTTGTTCATTGCACTGCTTTCTGTAGCCGTTATTGGCGGCGTCTTCGCAAGCGGCCAAGGTGAAGCCGGAAAAACCCAGGTTGGTATCGTTCTCCCAACCAAGGATGAGCCCCGCTGGATTCAGGACCAGACCCGGTTCATGGATGCCCTGAAAGCTGCTGGTTTTACTGCAAACGTTCTTTTTAGCCAGGGTGATTCCGCAAAGGAAAAGGCCAACGTAGAAGCCCTTATCAGCCAGGGAATTAAAGTTCTTGTTATTTGCCCCCATGATGGTACTGCTGCAGCTGCCGCTGCAGAAGCTGCTGCCAAGGCTGGTGTAAAGGTCATTTCCTATGACCGCCTCATCCGGGATACCACCGCTGTAGACTACTATGTAACCTTTGACAGCTTCCAGGTTGGTGCTGCTTGGGGTGACTATCTCAATTCCAAGGTCCCCGCTGGCTCTAAAAATAATAACCTGTATATCTATGCCGGTGCTGCTTCCGACAACAATGCCTTTATCTTCTTCGAAGGCGCATGGAGCAAGCTCCAGCCCAAGATTGCCGATGGTACCTATATCGTCCGCAACTCCGATAAGGCAGTGGCTCTGAAAGACAAGGCAAAGCTCACCCGGGATGAAATGGCCCAGATTATCGGCCAGGTTACCACCAACTGGAATTTTAACGATGCAAAGAGCAAAGCCGAAGCTAACCTGACCGCTGTTGGTCCTGAAGCCAAAGGCACCGTATATATTTGTGCTCCCAATGATGGTACCGCCCGGGCAATCGCCGATGCTTTCGCTGCTGACAAGGCTGTTACCAAGTACTATATCACCGGACAGGATGCTGAAATTGCTTCTATCCAGTACATTATCGATGGCAAGCAGTCCATGACCGTTCTTAAAGACGTTCGCACCCTGGTTCAGGATGCTATCAATGCAGCGATAGCCTATATGAAGGGCCAGACTCCTCCTGTTACCTCCTACTACAACAATGGTAAGAAGGATGTTCCTGCAAAACCCACCGCTATCGTGACCGTAACCAAAGAAAATGTAAAGAAAGAAATCATCGATTCCGGTTACTGGACAGCTGACAAGTTCACCGGTCTTAATAAATAA
- a CDS encoding methyl-accepting chemotaxis protein, translated as MKRSLMTIMVLSFGLLSIINVSLLTLGISLRTGSDIQKLNRDDTLQLVQSKADTLQKLLEKLQVQLKLLASETINDENAVEKLQYYKKRVSSEILGIFYTNNEGLTVNDLRARYPSRNSDFVQRIKSGEDFVIGKAEINQNWGIPIVVMVQAIKDSNGRLTGMLGFQIKLSTLSVIAEQLKVHKSGYGWLVDSEGMILAHPNESLVMDLNINDADSRGFKGLSQLSVSLLNNQSGSGTYTDNFKKSYLCFYTEVDPISKWKLIISVPVVEINDIVNKTLMFSVVLSVVSFLFTIMLSILIARSITKHIKKTVVAFKDLAQGNADLTQRFTVHGSDEIADLVHHVNAFLENMQALVRGLKQTQQNLSKVGMALEQESKETAQVAEHINKTVETVQNKCIEQVNSTDEAMSAATEITKNIESLNGLIKHQTQSIEQASAAVEEMIGNIASVTGTVEKMAQQFIDIHRATEHGSETQREVAEHIAEVSDQSKALIEANEAIAAIASQTNLLAMNAAIEAAHAGDAGKGFAVVAEEIRRLAETASEQSKTIGANLAKMGSIIEEVVESSAQSVQAYNTLVGHIDATGSLVMQIQQAMEEQKQGSSQILDALGAMKDITSQVYGSSGEMSTGMIVIRDEIGHLHESAFEIRTLMAQVVLETKEIEETTHVVLNSSKQTIENLATMDSYIGCFITGDETACDK; from the coding sequence ATGAAACGTTCTTTAATGACTATTATGGTGTTGAGTTTTGGTCTTCTCTCTATCATCAATGTAAGCCTATTAACCCTTGGAATTAGCCTGAGAACCGGATCGGATATTCAAAAATTAAACAGGGATGATACGCTGCAATTGGTTCAGTCAAAAGCAGATACCCTGCAGAAATTGCTGGAAAAACTTCAGGTTCAGCTAAAATTACTTGCAAGCGAAACAATTAATGATGAGAATGCGGTTGAGAAATTACAATATTATAAAAAAAGGGTTTCTTCGGAAATTTTAGGCATATTTTATACCAACAATGAAGGACTGACGGTCAACGATTTACGGGCTCGGTATCCTTCTCGTAATAGTGACTTTGTTCAACGGATAAAGTCCGGTGAAGATTTTGTCATTGGTAAGGCAGAAATCAACCAAAATTGGGGGATCCCGATAGTCGTGATGGTGCAAGCCATTAAGGACTCGAATGGTCGACTTACGGGAATGCTCGGTTTCCAGATAAAGCTTTCGACCCTTTCTGTTATTGCTGAACAGCTAAAGGTTCATAAAAGTGGTTATGGATGGCTCGTGGACTCAGAGGGGATGATACTAGCCCATCCGAATGAAAGTCTGGTGATGGATCTGAATATTAATGATGCCGATAGCAGGGGGTTTAAGGGCTTATCCCAGCTCAGTGTCTCTCTACTTAACAACCAAAGTGGCTCTGGAACCTATACAGATAATTTTAAGAAATCGTATCTCTGTTTTTACACTGAGGTCGACCCTATATCAAAATGGAAACTCATTATATCGGTTCCTGTGGTAGAAATTAATGATATCGTGAATAAAACATTGATGTTTAGTGTTGTATTATCGGTTGTATCATTTTTGTTTACCATTATGCTTTCTATTCTAATTGCCCGTTCAATTACAAAACATATAAAGAAGACAGTTGTAGCCTTTAAGGATCTCGCCCAAGGCAACGCAGACTTAACACAACGATTTACGGTTCATGGTTCTGATGAGATTGCTGATCTGGTGCATCACGTCAATGCTTTCCTCGAAAATATGCAGGCTCTTGTACGGGGGTTAAAGCAGACTCAACAAAATCTTTCAAAGGTTGGAATGGCTCTTGAACAGGAAAGCAAAGAAACTGCGCAGGTCGCCGAACATATTAATAAAACAGTAGAGACCGTACAGAATAAGTGTATTGAACAGGTTAACAGTACCGATGAAGCCATGAGTGCCGCAACGGAAATCACAAAAAACATCGAAAGTCTAAATGGCCTTATTAAACACCAAACTCAAAGCATAGAACAGGCTTCGGCTGCGGTAGAAGAAATGATCGGAAACATTGCTTCTGTTACCGGTACTGTCGAAAAGATGGCCCAGCAGTTTATCGACATTCACCGGGCAACTGAACATGGTTCAGAAACTCAGCGTGAAGTTGCTGAACATATTGCTGAAGTATCTGATCAATCGAAAGCGCTGATAGAAGCCAACGAGGCTATAGCAGCTATTGCAAGTCAGACAAATTTACTTGCAATGAATGCAGCCATAGAAGCCGCCCATGCGGGAGATGCCGGTAAAGGGTTTGCCGTGGTAGCAGAAGAAATCAGACGGCTTGCAGAAACCGCCAGTGAACAATCTAAAACGATTGGTGCAAACCTGGCAAAAATGGGATCCATTATAGAAGAGGTTGTTGAGTCTTCAGCCCAATCGGTCCAAGCCTATAATACTTTGGTCGGACATATTGATGCAACAGGTAGTCTGGTGATGCAGATTCAACAGGCCATGGAGGAACAAAAGCAGGGTTCAAGCCAGATTCTGGATGCCCTTGGTGCAATGAAAGACATTACAAGTCAGGTGTATGGTTCTTCAGGTGAAATGTCTACCGGCATGATTGTTATCCGTGATGAGATTGGGCATCTCCATGAATCAGCCTTTGAAATCAGAACCTTAATGGCTCAGGTGGTACTGGAAACAAAAGAAATAGAAGAAACAACCCATGTAGTACTTAATTCCAGTAAGCAAACTATCGAGAACCTTGCCACGATGGATAGTTATATTGGCTGTTTTATTACCGGCGATGAGACTGCCTGTGATAAATAA
- a CDS encoding sugar ABC transporter permease encodes MAYKEIRTMLRRNLREYAMYIALVAIMIIFSILTNGNFLSSRNIANLLNQTGYIAVLAVGMTLIIVIRHIDLSVGFLAGFIGAVAAVLMTQVHLNTWLSILLVLVLGAAAGFVIGFPVATLGIPAFVSSLAGWLIYRGALMLTTAATGTIIIPNEDFNALGNGYIPELFPFDNFLPGLHKTTLFIGLLAILFMVVSQILDRKRKQEYHFDVLSMPMFILKLLLLSLVIAYITWILAGFNGLSWTFVIMMVVVFVYDFLARKTVLGRHIFAVGGNPEAAELSGINVKKITLFVFASMGLLSALAGILFTARLKSATPQAGTLFELDAIAACYIGGVSASGGIGSITGSLIGALVYMSLMNGMNLMGTDISLQYIIRGLVLVGAVIFDVTSRKRKV; translated from the coding sequence ATGGCATATAAAGAAATTAGAACCATGCTCCGCAGAAATCTGCGGGAATATGCAATGTATATAGCACTCGTAGCTATTATGATCATTTTCAGTATATTAACTAATGGTAATTTCCTCTCATCGCGAAATATCGCCAACCTGCTTAACCAGACCGGTTATATCGCTGTTCTGGCAGTTGGAATGACCTTGATTATTGTTATTCGGCATATTGATCTTTCGGTGGGCTTCTTGGCTGGTTTTATTGGAGCCGTCGCTGCAGTGCTCATGACCCAGGTACATCTGAATACCTGGTTATCTATTCTGCTGGTGCTGGTCCTTGGTGCTGCTGCTGGTTTTGTGATCGGTTTCCCTGTGGCAACCCTAGGGATACCTGCTTTTGTTTCTTCTCTTGCTGGTTGGCTTATTTACCGCGGTGCCCTCATGCTAACCACTGCTGCTACAGGTACTATTATAATTCCCAACGAAGACTTTAATGCACTTGGAAACGGCTATATCCCTGAGCTGTTTCCCTTTGATAATTTTTTACCCGGGCTCCATAAAACAACACTATTCATAGGCCTTTTAGCCATACTGTTTATGGTCGTTAGTCAGATTTTAGATCGGAAACGGAAGCAGGAATATCATTTTGATGTGCTCTCAATGCCTATGTTTATCCTGAAACTCCTTTTATTATCCCTGGTTATAGCCTATATTACCTGGATCCTGGCTGGTTTTAACGGTCTATCCTGGACCTTTGTCATCATGATGGTTGTGGTTTTTGTCTATGACTTTTTGGCAAGGAAAACCGTTCTCGGCCGCCATATTTTCGCTGTAGGTGGTAACCCCGAAGCGGCGGAACTTTCCGGTATTAATGTCAAGAAGATTACCCTCTTTGTTTTTGCCTCCATGGGGTTACTTTCAGCCCTTGCGGGTATTCTCTTTACCGCCCGGCTTAAATCCGCCACTCCCCAGGCAGGTACCCTCTTTGAGCTGGACGCTATAGCCGCTTGTTATATTGGCGGTGTTTCAGCCTCTGGTGGTATCGGTTCTATTACGGGATCCCTTATTGGTGCCCTGGTGTATATGTCCCTGATGAACGGGATGAACCTGATGGGTACCGATATATCTTTGCAATACATTATTCGCGGTCTTGTCCTGGTTGGCGCAGTTATTTTTGATGTAACTTCCCGGAAGAGGAAAGTATAA